The stretch of DNA AATACGTACAGATCCATTTCTCACGATTATGTTGTGCAATACTATGGTAATTTCCTGACGCGCATGTgcgtatgtacatacatgtgcATGAGCATATaggaacatatatatgcatgcatacatacatggccatatatatatgtatataattgtaGAGTGGAAAAAATCcattatgttttaataaatagaaaGTCATATACCATACAAATGTTACACCTATGCGACATTTGAGcatattaaaagaagaaaatatgttataacCAATGACAACGATTTTGTTGCTTTGTATAAtttgatattattttaaaagaataaatttttttttttttttttttttctcttttgttctatatattatatacagtTCATAACTGCTgcatatttttccttttttccctttttgaGTTCccacaaatttatttttttataccaTTTTGTTCACCCTCGCAGGAGTGTGTATAGATGAGTCTTTTATTGGAATAATTCTTGAGTACATTCGTAATGGAAATGTGTTTGACTTATTGTATAATAGCACATCGATTTTATCGTACGAGAATCAACTAAAGATGGCTACGCAGTTAGTGGATGTAATTAAGTATCTTcatgaagagaaaaaattgaTACATAGGGATTTAAAAACGAGCAACGTGTTGTTTGATGATGAGGTAAAAGGAGGAGGACCTAacaaaacaattttttttttttttttttttgcaatatGTTGTTTGTTTTCTCATCGCGTTGTTGCATTTTGCTGTATGTTCTCGCGTCCTTTTCGCTTCTCATTATTTCGTAGCACTTATTGTTTCATACCACATCTTATCGTTTCGTAGCACTTATTGTTTCATACCACATCTTATCGTTTCGTAGCACTTATTGTTTCATACCACATCTTATCGTTTCGTAGCACTTATTGTTTCATACCACATCTTATCGTTTCGTAGCACTTCTTATCGTTTCGTAGCACTCCTTATCGTTTGTTAtctctttattttacttttcattttcgATATAGTTTAATATAAAGATATGCGATTTTGGGAAAACAAGAAAACTGGATAAGGATGGAAAAGTCATTTTAGAGGATAATGGAGGGTCTCCGCGTTACATGGCCCCCGAATGCTTTATTGAAGGTAGTAAAGATGTACCACAAGCACACGTGTGTTAATACATCCGTGAGTATATGCgtgtatacatacgtacttacatgcgtgcatatatacctacatatatacactaaCATGCATATTCGATCAgggatatatttatatatttgcttaACACATTGTGATCATTCACCCTTTTGCGCATACTTGGCAAAAGGATATTAtagttttacttttaattttttttcttttcttcttttttttttttttttttttttttgatcgTAAATATtgcataaatattaaatacatgtttaatattatacatgtCTTTGATATTCCACTTATTCGATATTTCACGCATTTAGTATTTCACGCATTTAGTATTTCACGCATTTAGTATTTCACGCATTTAGTATTTCACGCATTTAGTATTTCACGCATTTAGTATTTCAcgcatttaattttttacacctttaattttttacacctttaattttttacacctttaattttttatatcttcaattttttatatcttcaattttttatatcttcaattttttactCCTTTTTTTGTAGATAACACCATTAATGAGAAGTCCGATATATGGGGACTTGCCTGCTGCTTGATTGAAATTTTTGCAAGGCAAATTCCTTTTCAgcatataaaacaaaaagaaggTAAAGTGAAAAGGAAATATTATACTGACAAAACAATGTAAATTAACGATgtgcatgcatatatatatatatatatatatatacatacgtatagagatagatacatatacataaagaCAAATAACGTGTAAGCATgtctaaatttatttatataaacaaaacaCTGGTCGCGTAAACGTATACTAAACTTGTCAATAAACTAAACGaatggatatatataatgcatgtatatatgcacattatGCTTATTGTACATATTGCGTATATTTATTCCGTCCCCTTCGTATGTTTTTAGATGTGGTTATTgaaattttagtaaataagaaaaagccAAATATTCCCAACTGGTTTCATCCTGAATTAACGAGCATGTTAGAAAGAAGCTTTTGCACAGACCCAGATAAAAGACCATCATGTAAAGAGTATTCACAGTTGTTCCAAAAATTTTCAACAGTGAATACAAATGAAAATCAGGAAAAGGCTTGAAACGTAcctatataattattataaaaacagaagaaattaaaaaaattaaaaaagtatgaaATTGTATGCATATGGGAAGAGTCATGTaatatttcaataatatgatgacaatttttttttttttttttttttttttttttattattatttatgactttttattatttatgactttttattatttataactttttattatttataactttttattatttataactttttattatttataactttttattatttataactttttattatttttaataattttaaattattttttaccaattttttttttttctttttaatccCTAATTCTTTACATATCTTAACCGTTTTTTATAAGTCTtaacacattttttaaaattttaaaaatttacctTGAAATATATGGGAAAGGATAGTTTTTCAACGGGTGTTAAAAATGTTGAACAAGTTGACTTTTTCTTTGCTCCCTTTTGGTATTCCCTCTTCACTTTCTACTATCTCTCTATTTCTCTTTCTCTCTAACTCTATATATCtatctctcttttttttttttttttttttttattcattcacTATTATATGGTATGATCCTAAGGTAATGATTCTGAGTATCTAAtagcaaaaaaagaaaaaggtatataaattaaaatttatgcgtacttttttttttttttttaaataaaagcccatacatacacacacatatgtaaacacatataaaagatatataagaTTTACATTGGGATTTAACatatagaaaattttttttttttttttttttttggtcaagtttgaatgaaaaaaaaaaattggaacaCTGAGTAACATTTGGTGTTAAAAGAATTCTTCGAATTGTTGTATAACGAGactataatattttgatgaaaaaagaagagaagtgtatataaaacaaggatataagttttttaattgtaaaatttcttatttattaacgTATCATGTGTTCGTAGAcattatgaaaaagaaaaaatcataGTGAAACACGAGTATGTAAAtgtctatatctatatatagacatatataatatgtacaagtatatgcgtatatgtatatatacatataagtgCCCAAATATTGTGTATGCTTCAGTTAAGTACTTTTCTTCATTCCCCTCATGcagaataataaaacagaataattgaactaaaaaaagaaatgcaTGTTACAAATGCGCATACAGAAAATGCTAATAGTAGATTAtgtaaaatagaaaaacgaagtaaacattaaaaaaaaaaaatatttttttctcttcatttttttaaatacattttttaaaaaatagacgtaagataattaataaaaatagaactAATTtcttgtataaaaaaaaaaaaaaaatataagcacttaataaatattttgtttttttctttttttttttttttttaaatgtataacaCTCATATGAAACAACTTACGAATTTAAGagaaaattgtaaaattacTGATGACGAATTCAAccatttttatacatttataaaaataaatcagcACATGAACAAAATGATAATCAACATTGCAGATACCATTTTATCATACAACCAAGATTTAGGGTGGAcataaagttaaaaaatttgtataacaaaaataaattatacacaCAGGAGTATGCGCTCAAATGTACGTGAGCccgtatacatatgtatatacacgtacatatgtatatacacgtacatatgtatatatatgtgcaacATTTTTCGTTCTGAGTATGACTGTTATTATGTTAGTTCAGTTGGATTCACAGTATGTAAATTACTTATGACTAAAAAGacgaaaagtaaaaaaattgtttggATGTTGTGAACAGTTGACCTATTGAAGCTTGTTACCTCCGTGctgtaaaaaaatgaaaaagtaaataaaacaattttacaGAATTGACACaataaatgcaaaataaaCTATGCGATGTGTTGGGTTGGTAACACGCTTtgatatatgtgtatacatacacacacacaaacGTAGACATATTTGAGCACATTTCATTCGAAGAAagtttaaaacatatatttttccatcATGTTCTTAGGTTTTGTTATTCTTTTGTCagtttatatacataaatatacttttgGGGCGTATATCATAGTTTTGTAAAAATCGTATAGGTATTCTTTCATATCTGTTAACCAATAAAatgccaaaaaaaaaaaaaataaaaataaaaaataaagctataataaaattagtacgaatattaatatatgtgaGAAATTTAAAGAATAGGAGGTTAATGTACAAGTGGGAAAAGAGATGGAGATTGAAGTTATTCAGATAAAAATTGTTGTTTATGGAAAGTTCAGTGTAGCAAGTTTACAACTTGTGTGgatatgtttatacatatatatatatatatgtgtgtatgtatatatgtctacatatatgtataagaatatatagcCTAAAGTTTTATAAGTATGTGCtgtaatgttaaaaaaaaaaaattgttttcaCTGCAATGTTCAATGGTTAACCAATTTTTTGCATTAAATATGGGGcatacttaaaaataaaaaataaaaaaaaaaatagaaaaaaaagaaaaatacaagggatgttttgaataaaaatataatatttattgaaaGTATACTGCACAATATTTCATAAGTGAAGTATTCATTTCAAATGCTAATTGAATTTACATTAAATCTGTGAAAAcgtaaaaatgtttttactCTTCATATAATTCTGTTGAGCATACAGataatttaatatgaattaaatgCTCAGTGACTAAAATGCACATATTTTCATCGTTcaattgtattattttaaaatacgtgcgcaagaaaaaatttaccaCGTTAAATCATTTATTGTGTTATTATAAAGCAGAGTGCATACATGTAAGTTCATGCGCATAGGATGTTTTTACGCCCCCAAGCTGATTACAGCTACCTTAAGCAAAAAAAGTAACGTGTAGGCACATGATAGTATATCacgtacatgcatacattgacacacgtacatatatgagTCATTAATGTGGTATTTTCCCTGTGATATCTTACCATTTGGATATGAATTGCAGCAAGTATTTTTCACACTCTTCCAGTTTTTAATATGAGCGCATAAAATTGTGAAGATGGCTGTGATGAAACAGCCAATCGAAAAAagttccaaaaaaaaaaaaaaaaaaaaaaaaaaaaatattagctGTTTTGAATAGCGATTTATAGTTAGCTACatagtaataaataatttaaataaataaataaataaatatatacatatgtagacatacttttaaatataaagttttatttaatttttaatttagttGTCACAACTTacttattttgaatatagaatatttttaacaaatgtttatatattttatctttttttattattctccATCaactttatcttttttttttcttttttttttttgtaataataacactGCTTATGTACAAAACAACATATTGAACAAAtcttttttagtttttaatttggttttcactttttttttaaggtgATGAACACTCGTTTACGCTTGTTTATGCTTTGTTTTTCCTAACTTTGTTCCACtttcttttatttgattTGTCTCGTTTTGTTTTGGCATTTTTAGTTTCCTCCAGTGTTTTTCGCCGTTAAGACATTGTTTTCCATTAAGCTATGCAATTcttaattttgtaattaaggagattttcttttttttttgaaatttttttctttattttatatttttttttttttttttgaagtttTACATTAcgcataaaaaaatgaaaagcatgaagaaaatattatgtttcgcttttttattagaatatGCCATCACTTTgatatatgcaaaaataaacaatgTGTCAAATAGTTCTGTGCCACGGATAGCCAAAGAAggtgaaaatgaaaaaattataacatgCGTTACTGAATATGTGATTAAAGGTGATTTACATATTGATGATGGTGGGTTTTGCAGTACCAGTACAGAATCTTCATCTAACGGGGATGAGTCAAGTGTAGATGTAGGAGTTGACAATCCAGGAGCTTATTGTGATAACTATTATGATATAACTTTAATTGTTGAAGAAACAAATTTCGTTCAAAAGGATTATTGGTTAAAAGGTACTATTCCATTTTTAGAATCAATGATAAGAAATACAAGAATTAGCAAAGATAAAGCTCATATGTCTCTTATACTTTTTGCTTATGATCAGCGAGTTATTGTTCCATTCACTGATGAAATTAGTCAAGATAAGGACAAGTTCATTGAAAAGATTAGAACTATAGATGATGTAGGAAAAAGTGCTGACactttatatgtgtatgcattGGAATACGCTATGGAAAAGGTTATATTTGGAAATGGAACACGAGATAATGCTCCAAAGGTAGccgtattattttattatggtTTTGATTATGGAGCAAACAAAAGTTTAATACCGGATGTGGTTAAAGATTATAGGGATAAGAATATAAAACTTATAATTGTTGGAATTGCTTTAGGTAATACAGATAATGCATATTTACTTGCAAATTGTTCTATTGGTGAAGCAAATTGTGCTAATGTCATTTTTAAGCCGTGGGATTTTGTGATTCCAGCAGCGGAACAGGTAAAGGCAAAAATTTGTAGTAAGGATAATAGTGCATAGAATTAAACCCTGtaatttaaaaggaaaaa from Plasmodium malariae genome assembly, chromosome: 1 encodes:
- the WARP gene encoding von Willebrand factor A domain-related protein, putative is translated as MKKILCFAFLLEYAITLIYAKINNVSNSSVPRIAKEGENEKIITCVTEYVIKGDLHIDDGGFCSTSTESSSNGDESSVDVGVDNPGAYCDNYYDITLIVEETNFVQKDYWLKGTIPFLESMIRNTRISKDKAHMSLILFAYDQRVIVPFTDEISQDKDKFIEKIRTIDDVGKSADTLYVYALEYAMEKVIFGNGTRDNAPKVAVLFYYGFDYGANKSLIPDVVKDYRDKNIKLIIVGIALGNTDNAYLLANCSIGEANCANVIFKPWDFVIPAAEQVKAKICSKDNSA